In the genome of Oncorhynchus mykiss isolate Arlee chromosome 18, USDA_OmykA_1.1, whole genome shotgun sequence, one region contains:
- the LOC110496746 gene encoding gap junction beta-3 protein-like, translating into MDWKTLEALLSGVNKYSTVFGRIWLSVVFVFRVMVFVVAAERVWIDDQKDFDCNTRQPGCANACYDHFFPVSHTRLWALQLIFITCPSFMVVLHVAYREERERKYRITHGENARLYDNTGQKHGGLWWTYLLSLFFKTAIEVAFLYLLHLIYNNFDLPRRVMCDLWPCPNQVDCYNSRPTEKRVFTYFMVGASAVCIVLNVCEIFYLIAIRVLRISHRGSLHASPKKRCSEPDWNGCQTPEADYQKGNDADFTMEKKSRSIF; encoded by the coding sequence ATGGACTGGAAGACGTTAGAGGCCCTGCTTAGCGGGGTCAATAAGTATTCCACTGTATTTGGACGCATCTGGCTCTCCGTGGTCTTCGTGTTTCGAGTCATGGTCTTCGTCGTGGCCGCAGAACGCGTCTGGATTGACGATCAGAAAGACTTTGACTGCAACACCCGCCAACCCGGCTGCGCCAACGCCTGTTACGACCACTTCTTCCCTGTCTCTCACACCCGGCTCTGGGCACTTCAGCTCATCTTCATCACCTGTCCCTCTTTCATGGTCGTGTTGCACGTGGCGTACCGCGAGGAACGTGAGCGCAAGTACCGCATCACGCACGGCGAGAACGCCCGTCTCTACGACAACACAGGACAGAAGCACGGAGGACTCTGGTGGACATATCTCCTCAGCCTCTTCTTCAAGACGGCCATCGAGGTGGCGTTCCTCTACCTCCTGCATCTCATCTACAACAACTTTGACCTGCCGCGACGCGTCATGTGTGACCTCTGGCCTTGTCCTAACCAGGTGGATTGCTACAACAGCCGGCCCACAGAGAAGAGGGTGTTTACCTACTTCATGGTAGGGGCGTCGGCTGTGTGTATAGTGCTCAACGTGTGTGAGATCTTTTACCTGATAGCCATCCGGGTGCTGAGGATCAGTCATCGGGGAAGCCTCCATGCCTCACCCAAGAAGAGGTGCTCTGAGCCGGACTGGAATGGGTGTCAGACACCGGAGGCAGACTACCAGAAGGGCAACGACGCTGACTTCACCATGGAGAAGAAGAGTAGATCTATCTTTTAA